From Haloterrigena alkaliphila, one genomic window encodes:
- a CDS encoding helix-turn-helix domain-containing protein: MSIDITEYESDRTGVRSQADGGIVTQLRLDHESLFLQPTLSRVSDVTVEPEYWTTVGTGRTLVFCSVYADCFEGFESALQMDPTITEPVLADRYPDRRVYRVALTDRAVTFIARTAEVGGRLLDLTSCRVGWRVQLQFPSRDDLVSFNEYCRELDISVTVDHLRLSDDEDDCVVALTEKQQELLAVAHEEGYFDVPRGISQDELADRLGVSKSAVSQRLRRAIGELCASKLC, translated from the coding sequence GTGAGTATCGACATCACCGAGTACGAGAGCGACCGAACCGGCGTTCGATCGCAGGCCGACGGCGGCATCGTTACGCAACTCCGACTCGATCACGAGTCGCTGTTCCTGCAACCGACGCTGAGCCGCGTCTCCGACGTCACCGTCGAACCCGAGTACTGGACGACGGTCGGAACGGGACGGACGCTGGTCTTCTGTAGCGTCTACGCCGACTGTTTCGAGGGGTTCGAGTCCGCCCTCCAGATGGATCCGACGATCACGGAGCCGGTTCTCGCGGATCGCTACCCCGACCGCCGCGTCTATCGGGTCGCGCTCACCGACCGGGCGGTGACGTTCATCGCCAGGACGGCGGAAGTCGGCGGCCGACTGCTGGATCTCACGAGTTGCCGCGTCGGGTGGCGCGTCCAGCTCCAGTTCCCCAGTCGAGACGACCTCGTCTCGTTCAACGAGTACTGCCGGGAACTGGATATCTCGGTGACGGTCGACCACCTGCGACTCTCCGACGACGAGGACGACTGCGTCGTCGCCCTGACGGAGAAACAACAGGAACTGCTGGCCGTCGCCCACGAGGAGGGCTACTTCGACGTCCCCCGGGGGATCTCTCAGGACGAACTGGCCGACCGACTCGGCGTCTCGAAGTCGGCGGTCTCCCAGCGGCTTCGACGGGCGATCGGCGAACTCTGCGCGTCGAAACTCTGCTGA
- a CDS encoding DUF5786 family protein: MGFGSYDESEQQQQTGDDDDDVEAVNVHENDHDGQLSFESEASTDELVSQLGSMKDDDNDDE, from the coding sequence ATGGGTTTTGGTAGCTACGACGAATCCGAGCAGCAGCAACAGACCGGCGACGACGATGACGACGTCGAGGCCGTCAACGTCCACGAGAACGATCACGACGGACAGCTGTCCTTCGAATCCGAGGCCTCGACCGACGAGCTCGTCTCGCAACTCGGTTCGATGAAAGACGACGACAACGACGACGAATAG
- the glmS gene encoding glutamine--fructose-6-phosphate transaminase (isomerizing) — translation MCGIIGRVGDGNALEPLLTGLENLEYRGYDSAGIAVQNGSGIAVQKRSGKVDELRKSIGDTPLEGEVGIGHTRWSTHGPPTDENAHPHTDGTKDVAVVHNGIIENYVELKSKLVDYGHEFTSDTDTEVIPHLIQFYLDEGMDNESAFRRAIDELEGSYAVTAMLSGEDVLYAARQGSPLVVGIEDGEYFLASDVPAFLEYTDSVVYLEDGDVVIVDEDGVEYTDLEGNPVVRETETVEWDPEQAGKGEYDHFMLKEIHEQPTSLRQALEGRIDPKNGRIALTEFEPGTFADIDSVQFVACGTSYHAALYGSLALKQAGVQSTALLANEYSVSAPPTDENTLVVAVTQSGETADTLNALRHAKRNGASTVTVTNVVGSTAAREADKALFIRAGPEIGVAATKTFSSQAVMLTLLGQRIVEDLHGEPAADLESLLPELAAMPDAIDDLLEDTNAEAIARQYHDSRAYFFIGRGLGFPVALEGALKFKEITYEHAEGFASGELKHGPLALVTPDTPVFAVFTGEEDEQTLKNAEEAQTRGAPMIAVCPEGHQAVDVADAHLEIPETDSDLAGLLANVQLQLVSYYAADLLDRPIDKPRNLAKSVTVE, via the coding sequence ATGTGTGGAATTATCGGCCGCGTCGGCGACGGGAACGCGCTCGAACCCCTGTTGACCGGCCTCGAGAACCTCGAGTACCGCGGCTACGATTCGGCCGGCATCGCCGTTCAGAACGGTTCCGGCATCGCCGTCCAGAAACGCTCCGGGAAGGTCGACGAGCTACGGAAGTCGATCGGCGACACTCCCCTGGAAGGCGAGGTCGGCATCGGTCACACCCGCTGGAGCACCCACGGTCCCCCGACCGACGAGAACGCTCACCCGCACACGGACGGCACGAAAGACGTCGCCGTCGTCCACAACGGGATCATCGAGAACTACGTCGAGCTCAAGTCGAAACTGGTCGACTACGGCCACGAGTTCACCAGCGACACCGACACCGAGGTCATTCCTCATCTCATCCAGTTCTATCTCGACGAGGGGATGGACAACGAGTCGGCGTTCCGCCGCGCCATCGACGAACTCGAGGGTAGTTACGCCGTCACGGCGATGCTCTCGGGCGAAGACGTGCTCTACGCGGCCCGACAGGGATCGCCGCTGGTCGTCGGTATCGAGGACGGCGAGTACTTCCTCGCGAGCGACGTCCCGGCGTTCCTCGAGTACACCGACAGCGTCGTCTACTTAGAGGACGGCGACGTCGTCATCGTCGACGAAGACGGCGTCGAGTACACCGACCTCGAGGGGAACCCGGTCGTGCGCGAAACCGAGACCGTCGAGTGGGACCCCGAACAGGCCGGGAAAGGCGAGTACGACCACTTCATGCTCAAGGAGATCCACGAGCAGCCGACCTCCCTGCGGCAGGCCCTCGAGGGGCGGATCGATCCCAAGAACGGCCGGATCGCGCTCACGGAGTTCGAGCCGGGAACGTTCGCGGATATCGATAGCGTGCAGTTCGTCGCCTGCGGGACCTCCTACCACGCCGCGCTGTACGGCTCGCTGGCGTTGAAACAGGCCGGCGTCCAGTCGACGGCCCTGCTGGCCAACGAGTACAGCGTCTCGGCGCCGCCGACCGACGAGAACACGCTCGTCGTCGCGGTCACCCAGAGCGGCGAGACGGCGGACACGTTGAACGCCCTCCGGCACGCCAAGCGTAATGGCGCGTCGACCGTGACGGTCACGAACGTCGTCGGGTCGACCGCCGCCCGCGAGGCGGACAAGGCGCTGTTCATCCGTGCCGGCCCCGAGATCGGCGTCGCCGCGACGAAGACCTTCTCCTCGCAGGCGGTCATGCTCACGCTGCTGGGCCAGCGCATCGTCGAGGACCTGCACGGCGAGCCGGCGGCCGACCTCGAGTCGCTCCTGCCGGAACTGGCCGCGATGCCGGACGCGATCGACGATCTGCTCGAGGACACGAACGCGGAGGCGATCGCGAGGCAGTACCACGACAGTCGGGCCTACTTCTTCATCGGTCGCGGCCTGGGCTTCCCGGTGGCGCTCGAGGGGGCCCTGAAGTTCAAGGAGATCACCTACGAGCACGCCGAAGGGTTCGCTTCCGGCGAACTCAAACACGGGCCGCTGGCGCTGGTAACGCCCGACACTCCCGTCTTCGCCGTTTTCACCGGCGAAGAGGACGAGCAGACGCTGAAGAACGCCGAGGAGGCCCAGACGCGCGGCGCGCCGATGATCGCGGTCTGTCCCGAGGGCCACCAGGCGGTCGACGTCGCGGACGCCCACCTCGAGATTCCGGAGACCGACTCCGATCTCGCGGGGCTGCTCGCGAACGTCCAGCTCCAGCTGGTCTCCTACTACGCGGCCGACCTCCTCGACCGACCGATCGACAAGCCTCGCAACCTGGCCAAAAGCGTCACCGTCGAGTAG